From Sulfuracidifex tepidarius, one genomic window encodes:
- a CDS encoding peroxiredoxin, with the protein MIEIEMSYQIDHIPLIGEEFPHLEVETTQGKKVLPDDYKGKWFLLFSHPGDFTPVCTTEFIAFAKRSEDFKKADVELIGLSVDSTISHIKWIEWIKEKVGVEVPFPVIADPMGYVSKRLGMIHAQSATSTVRAVFLVDDKSKVRLIMYYPLELGRNIDELLRAIKGLQMVDKYKVAIPANWPNNEVIGDNFLVPPPRNIADIGKRLQEYKGLDWWFTYKESPKEDAEEARKYLERVAKAIPKGQ; encoded by the coding sequence ATGATAGAGATAGAAATGTCATATCAAATAGATCATATACCTTTAATCGGTGAGGAATTTCCCCACCTAGAAGTAGAAACTACTCAAGGAAAGAAAGTCCTTCCTGACGACTATAAAGGAAAGTGGTTTCTTCTCTTCTCCCATCCAGGAGACTTCACGCCCGTTTGCACGACCGAATTTATAGCTTTCGCGAAGAGATCGGAAGACTTTAAAAAAGCGGACGTGGAATTGATAGGGCTTAGTGTAGACAGCACTATAAGTCACATAAAATGGATTGAATGGATTAAAGAGAAGGTCGGAGTCGAGGTACCTTTTCCAGTTATCGCAGACCCAATGGGATATGTATCGAAAAGGCTAGGAATGATTCACGCCCAGTCAGCTACGTCAACTGTAAGGGCAGTGTTCCTAGTGGACGATAAATCCAAGGTAAGGCTCATAATGTACTATCCACTAGAGTTGGGTAGAAATATAGATGAACTTTTGAGAGCAATAAAGGGACTTCAGATGGTCGATAAGTACAAGGTCGCAATTCCAGCGAATTGGCCTAACAACGAGGTAATTGGAGACAATTTCCTTGTCCCTCCTCCAAGAAATATAGCTGACATTGGAAAGAGGTTACAGGAATACAAAGGGCTGGACTGGTGGTTTACCTATAAGGAATCTCCCAAGGAAGACGCCGAGGAAGCCAGGAAATACTTGGAGAGAGTAGCTAAGGCTATACCTAAAGGCCAGTAG
- a CDS encoding DEAD/DEAH box helicase, translating to MISFDEGIRRALTEAGYSKLTPVQERAVPLLLQNKSVIIQAKTGSGKTASYVLPLLQLRYTSLVVTPTRELAGQVSEEFKKLGKHMNINVATIIGGVGYTSQLNELRNANVVVGTPGRLLDLWTKDKIDFSSFEGVVVDEVDRMFDMGFVEDVRMILGHTSPKVFGFFSATVPPEVESLAREFAKCAELIKLDEYKPVEQVEQRFVETRNDWTDKVTKLKDLIRNNRGKIIVFTRTKERARMLHSSLWDLGYRASVMYGDLPQSKREQNLRLFREGKRNILVSTDLASRGIDVIDVDLVINFDAPRDLETYIHRVGRTGRMGRNGIALTFYTGRERSIVSRMKELANKLEKETA from the coding sequence ATGATAAGTTTCGACGAAGGGATTAGAAGAGCGTTGACCGAGGCTGGTTACTCGAAGCTTACTCCCGTTCAGGAGAGAGCTGTTCCTCTTCTTCTTCAAAACAAAAGCGTTATAATTCAGGCTAAAACAGGATCCGGAAAAACTGCGTCCTATGTTCTTCCGTTATTACAATTACGCTATACCTCTCTCGTAGTAACTCCTACGAGAGAACTTGCAGGTCAGGTGTCTGAAGAGTTCAAGAAGCTTGGAAAACACATGAACATCAATGTGGCTACTATAATAGGTGGCGTAGGATACACTTCCCAGTTAAATGAGTTGAGAAATGCCAATGTTGTGGTAGGTACCCCTGGAAGGCTTCTCGATCTATGGACTAAGGACAAAATCGATTTCTCCTCCTTTGAAGGGGTAGTAGTAGATGAAGTGGACAGGATGTTCGACATGGGGTTCGTTGAGGACGTAAGAATGATTCTAGGGCATACGTCCCCTAAGGTTTTCGGGTTCTTCTCAGCTACTGTTCCGCCAGAGGTAGAAAGCTTAGCCAGAGAGTTTGCAAAATGTGCTGAATTGATAAAGTTAGATGAGTACAAGCCGGTGGAGCAAGTGGAGCAAAGGTTTGTTGAAACTAGAAACGACTGGACTGACAAGGTCACCAAGCTGAAAGATCTGATAAGGAATAATAGAGGAAAAATCATAGTTTTCACCAGAACCAAGGAGAGGGCTAGAATGCTCCACAGCTCCCTCTGGGATTTGGGATACAGAGCCTCAGTTATGTACGGAGATTTACCTCAATCGAAGAGGGAACAGAACCTCAGGCTATTCAGAGAAGGAAAGAGAAATATTCTAGTATCTACTGACCTAGCTTCACGTGGAATAGATGTAATAGATGTAGATCTAGTGATAAATTTTGATGCTCCCCGCGACCTGGAAACTTACATTCATAGAGTTGGGAGGACTGGAAGGATGGGACGTAACGGGATAGCTCTGACATTTTACACCGGTAGAGAAAGGTCTATAGTAAGCAGAATGAAAGAACTCGCTAACAAGTTAGAGAAAGAAACAGCTTAA
- a CDS encoding DUF929 domain-containing protein: MAKRKNNVKTKNKKQDSKLIYIPFIVLGVLIVALIGFTSFSHPVFSPSSSFSSSPAPFKFFQVNTQNYAGNDSVQVFFISWYGCPYGATDSWALYKTLSQYGNIQATPGHSISEPNIPYIPSLWFTSFKPNSSVYFHYLYMYNEYLNATPSGIPINPENGSAVIVGLQEIKDNLSYAPWIYNIIEQYEVDTPLVSSSSGLNDSIAYSTSAPHIATMIIITGPGGTYALIGYPTPAMNPDEIGQNSASAAQNYSENLLSQLKNNDITDSNVNTMINEGSQVFNYIISKAQ, encoded by the coding sequence ATGGCTAAAAGGAAGAACAATGTTAAGACTAAGAACAAAAAACAAGATAGTAAGCTGATTTACATACCGTTCATAGTTTTAGGTGTACTAATTGTAGCTCTAATAGGGTTCACTTCGTTCAGCCATCCAGTGTTTTCGCCCTCAAGTTCATTTTCCAGTTCTCCTGCTCCCTTCAAGTTCTTTCAAGTAAATACTCAGAACTACGCTGGGAACGATTCCGTCCAAGTATTTTTCATTAGCTGGTACGGGTGTCCTTATGGGGCAACAGATTCGTGGGCTCTATATAAGACACTTTCTCAATACGGGAATATACAAGCAACACCAGGTCATTCTATAAGCGAACCTAACATTCCTTACATTCCCTCCCTTTGGTTCACAAGTTTCAAGCCTAATTCTAGCGTATATTTCCATTACCTTTACATGTATAATGAATACCTGAACGCTACTCCTTCTGGGATTCCAATAAATCCAGAAAATGGTAGCGCAGTTATAGTTGGGCTTCAAGAAATCAAAGACAACCTGAGCTATGCTCCTTGGATTTATAACATTATTGAGCAATACGAGGTAGACACTCCACTTGTGAGCAGCTCATCTGGGCTTAATGATTCCATTGCCTATTCAACATCAGCCCCTCACATAGCTACTATGATAATAATAACTGGTCCCGGTGGAACTTATGCATTAATAGGTTATCCAACACCAGCTATGAATCCGGACGAGATAGGACAAAACAGTGCATCCGCAGCCCAAAACTATTCAGAAAACTTACTATCTCAGTTAAAAAACAATGACATTACAGACAGTAACGTGAACACAATGATAAACGAAGGCAGCCAAGTCTTCAACTATATCATTTCAAAGGCTCAATAA
- a CDS encoding ABC transporter ATP-binding protein, whose translation MSSEVCIEVSNVIKRYGAVTALSGLTFSIPCGQKFALLGPNGAGKSTTLKLLMGFLKPDSGSVKIKGMPPYDVEVRKITGYLPENAQPYRTMSVKDNIQYVAALRGIDVTQALEIVELLDLKKYWNYKVSQLSQGNMQKLSIVLAIMHRPSILLMDEPLNYLDIPTQEAVIEILSKTASTMLVSTHIMSVAGRLTDNIIMINGGQVVWKGTFSDIREMGREDEPIESIVAKLMREMHGTG comes from the coding sequence ATGAGTAGTGAAGTTTGCATTGAAGTTTCCAACGTGATCAAAAGATATGGGGCTGTGACAGCGTTATCTGGGCTAACATTTTCTATACCTTGTGGTCAGAAATTTGCCCTTTTAGGACCTAATGGAGCTGGAAAATCTACTACGTTAAAGCTACTAATGGGTTTTCTAAAACCAGATTCGGGATCCGTTAAAATAAAGGGAATGCCACCTTACGACGTAGAAGTAAGGAAGATAACTGGATATTTACCTGAAAATGCGCAACCCTATAGAACAATGTCTGTAAAAGACAATATACAATACGTTGCAGCGTTAAGAGGAATAGACGTCACTCAAGCTTTGGAGATAGTAGAACTTCTCGACCTGAAGAAGTACTGGAACTATAAAGTATCCCAACTGTCGCAAGGGAATATGCAAAAGCTCTCTATAGTTCTGGCAATAATGCATAGACCTAGCATATTACTCATGGATGAGCCTTTAAATTACCTCGATATTCCAACTCAAGAAGCAGTAATAGAAATTCTTTCAAAGACGGCTTCTACCATGCTTGTATCAACTCACATAATGAGCGTAGCAGGAAGACTAACTGATAACATTATCATGATAAATGGAGGTCAGGTAGTATGGAAAGGAACGTTTAGCGATATAAGAGAAATGGGTAGAGAAGATGAACCTATAGAAAGCATAGTAGCTAAGCTAATGAGGGAGATGCATGGAACTGGTTGA